The Klebsiella africana sequence AGGGGTGTACTCAGCCAGACCAGGCTTTTCATTCTGAAGGTCTCTCACTGGTTTTTACGTCGGCAAGCCACTTCTTCATTACCCAGTCTTCACGAGCGTCATCCAGAAGAAGACCCTGGCGTGTCGCCTCCACCATGCCCTGGTAACAGGCCGAAAACAGTGACTGTCTTGAGTCAAACATGCCCGCAGGCGGAGCACAGTGCGACAACATGACGATGACATCGCTGATACACATCAGATGCTCAAGCTGGCGATCGCTGAGTTCTATTTTTGGCGCCTTTTCATCGCGTTCCGGCGGGAGACCACTGCCCTTGATGCCTTTCGCCTGGCCGTCAAGATCCTGCCACGCCCAAAACAGGGCCGGACGCATCAATGGCTCTTGCTGCTCGTCACTGAGAATGTGCGTAAACAACAGCGGAAATACCCGGGTATCGTAAAAGCGTAAAATTCCGCTGCGCCCTTCCTGCAGAATATCCATACACTGCGTGAGCCAGTTCGCTAGCGCCGAAAAGGGCCAATATGTGCAGAACAGGAGCAGCGGCGCCTGGATGGCAAGTTGCTGGCTGATATCCTGTAACCAGCGCATTTGCTCAAGATCATCAAGCGTAAAGCGCGCCACCAGCGGTGCATCATCGACAATAAATGCTTCCGGAAGTCCATGAAAAAGCGACTGCCACTCAACTGACAGCGAATTCAGCGCCGGAATGAAGGAAAAATCCACCCCCGCCTGATCGATAATGACATGCAGATAATCCGTTCCGAAAGCCCGACAGGTTCCGGCAACCTCCTCAATCCATTGTCTGGTCATCTATGCCTCCCGCGGCACGAAGCCCTGCGCCAGCGCCTGGGCTTTTTTAAGGCACTCTTTACACACCGATGCCGGTAGCTCAGGCAAGGGAAACGCCTCGCTGGCCGGCCCCTGCAAATCATGCTGCCCCTTAAGGCTAATCACCCCAGGTCCGTGGATCTGTACCTCTCCCTGTGGGGTAAGACGGATATATGCACCGCCGCACCCCAGGGTGATGCCATTTTTAGCCGTCAACTGCAGATGCCCCTGGGTTGACTGGACGGTGATATCTTTTAGCGCGGTCAGCGACAGAATATCGCCGTGCGACTCTACTTCCAGCGGGCCTTTGGCAGAGACCAGCCTCATCCCCTCCTGTTGCGCCAGCAG is a genomic window containing:
- a CDS encoding DUF4123 domain-containing protein, whose amino-acid sequence is MTRQWIEEVAGTCRAFGTDYLHVIIDQAGVDFSFIPALNSLSVEWQSLFHGLPEAFIVDDAPLVARFTLDDLEQMRWLQDISQQLAIQAPLLLFCTYWPFSALANWLTQCMDILQEGRSGILRFYDTRVFPLLFTHILSDEQQEPLMRPALFWAWQDLDGQAKGIKGSGLPPERDEKAPKIELSDRQLEHLMCISDVIVMLSHCAPPAGMFDSRQSLFSACYQGMVEATRQGLLLDDAREDWVMKKWLADVKTSERPSE